One Hypomesus transpacificus isolate Combined female chromosome 6, fHypTra1, whole genome shotgun sequence DNA segment encodes these proteins:
- the fam49a gene encoding CYFIP-related Rac1 interactor A isoform X2 has protein sequence MGNLLKVLTREIENYPHFFLDFENAQPTDSEREVWNQVNSVLQDSESILSGLQAYKGAGQEIRDAIQNPSDMVLQERAWNAVCPLVIRLKKFYGFSIRLEKALQSLLECLTCPPASPTQHLEREQALAKQFAEILHFTLRFDEVKMRIPAIQNDFSYYRRTISRNRINNMNLDIESEVNNEMANRMSLFYAEATPMLKTLSTATTNFVSENKTLPLENTTDCLSTMASVCKVMLETPDYTSRFNSEDTLLFCMRVMVGVIILYDHVHPNGAFNKSSKIDMKGCIKVLKDQPADNVEGLLNALKFTTKHLNDESTPKNIRTMLQ, from the exons ATGGGTAATCTGCTAAAAGTCCTAACAAGGGAAATTGAAAACTATCCTCACTTTTTCCTGGACTTTGAAA ATGCACAGCCGACAGACAGTGAGCGGGAGGTGTGGAACCAGGTGAACTCTGTCCTCCAGGACTCTGAGAGCATCCTGTCAGGCCTGCAGGCCTACAAGGGAGCCGGCCAGGAGATCAGAGAT gCCATCCAGAACCCTAGTGACATGGTCCTGCAGGAGAGGGCCTGGAACGCCGTCTGCCCCTTAGTCATCCGCCTCAAGAAGTTCTACGGCTTCTCTATCAGGCTAG agaAGGCCCTGCAGAGCCTGCTGGAGTGTCTGACGtgcccccccgcctcccccacgcagcacctggagagagagcaggcccTGGCCAAGCAGTTTGCAGAGATCCTCCACTTCACGCTGCGCTTTGACGAAGTCAAG ATGCGAATCCCTGCCATCCAGAATGACTTCAGCTACTACAGACGAACCATCAGCAGGAACAGGATCAACAACATGAAC TTGGATATTGAGAGCGAGGTGAATAATGAGATGGCCAACAGAATGTCTCTGTTCTACGCTGAGGCCACGCCCATGCTGAAAACCCTGAGCACCGCAACCACAAACTTTGTTTCCGAG aATAAGACCCTCCCACTGGAGAACACCACAGACTGTCTCAGTACCATGGCCAGCGTCTGCAAGGTCATGCTGGAGACACC tgacTACACCAGCAGGTTCAACAGCGAGGACACTCTGCTGTTCTGTATGAGAGTGATGGTGGGTGTTATCATCCTCTACGACCACGTTCATCCCAACGGAGCCTTCAACAAGTCCTCCAAGATTGAt ATGAAAGGATGCATAAAGGTCCTGAAAGATCAGCCGGCGGACAATGTGGAAGGTCTCCTCAATGCCCTCAA GTTCACCACAAAACACCTGAACGATGAGTCCACTCCGAAAAACATCCGAACGATGCTTCAGTAA
- the fam49a gene encoding CYFIP-related Rac1 interactor A isoform X3 gives MVLQERAWNAVCPLVIRLKKFYGFSIRLEKALQSLLECLTCPPASPTQHLEREQALAKQFAEILHFTLRFDEVKMRIPAIQNDFSYYRRTISRNRINNMNLDIESEVNNEMANRMSLFYAEATPMLKTLSTATTNFVSENKTLPLENTTDCLSTMASVCKVMLETPDYTSRFNSEDTLLFCMRVMVGVIILYDHVHPNGAFNKSSKIDMKGCIKVLKDQPADNVEGLLNALKFTTKHLNDESTPKNIRTMLQ, from the exons ATGGTCCTGCAGGAGAGGGCCTGGAACGCCGTCTGCCCCTTAGTCATCCGCCTCAAGAAGTTCTACGGCTTCTCTATCAGGCTAG agaAGGCCCTGCAGAGCCTGCTGGAGTGTCTGACGtgcccccccgcctcccccacgcagcacctggagagagagcaggcccTGGCCAAGCAGTTTGCAGAGATCCTCCACTTCACGCTGCGCTTTGACGAAGTCAAG ATGCGAATCCCTGCCATCCAGAATGACTTCAGCTACTACAGACGAACCATCAGCAGGAACAGGATCAACAACATGAAC TTGGATATTGAGAGCGAGGTGAATAATGAGATGGCCAACAGAATGTCTCTGTTCTACGCTGAGGCCACGCCCATGCTGAAAACCCTGAGCACCGCAACCACAAACTTTGTTTCCGAG aATAAGACCCTCCCACTGGAGAACACCACAGACTGTCTCAGTACCATGGCCAGCGTCTGCAAGGTCATGCTGGAGACACC tgacTACACCAGCAGGTTCAACAGCGAGGACACTCTGCTGTTCTGTATGAGAGTGATGGTGGGTGTTATCATCCTCTACGACCACGTTCATCCCAACGGAGCCTTCAACAAGTCCTCCAAGATTGAt ATGAAAGGATGCATAAAGGTCCTGAAAGATCAGCCGGCGGACAATGTGGAAGGTCTCCTCAATGCCCTCAA GTTCACCACAAAACACCTGAACGATGAGTCCACTCCGAAAAACATCCGAACGATGCTTCAGTAA
- the fam49a gene encoding CYFIP-related Rac1 interactor A isoform X1: MSIFVSSPAGCVDLQTAMGMLNQMGNLLKVLTCTELEQGPNFFLDFENAQPTDSEREVWNQVNSVLQDSESILSGLQAYKGAGQEIRDAIQNPSDMVLQERAWNAVCPLVIRLKKFYGFSIRLEKALQSLLECLTCPPASPTQHLEREQALAKQFAEILHFTLRFDEVKMRIPAIQNDFSYYRRTISRNRINNMNLDIESEVNNEMANRMSLFYAEATPMLKTLSTATTNFVSENKTLPLENTTDCLSTMASVCKVMLETPDYTSRFNSEDTLLFCMRVMVGVIILYDHVHPNGAFNKSSKIDMKGCIKVLKDQPADNVEGLLNALKFTTKHLNDESTPKNIRTMLQ, from the exons aTGTCCATCTTTGTCTCTTCTCCTGCCGGCTGTGTTGACCTACAGACGGCAATGGGGATGCT aaaCCAAATGGGGAATCTGTTAAAGGTGCTCACTTGCACTGAGCTTGAGCAGGGGCCAAACTTTTTCCTTGACTTTGAAA ATGCACAGCCGACAGACAGTGAGCGGGAGGTGTGGAACCAGGTGAACTCTGTCCTCCAGGACTCTGAGAGCATCCTGTCAGGCCTGCAGGCCTACAAGGGAGCCGGCCAGGAGATCAGAGAT gCCATCCAGAACCCTAGTGACATGGTCCTGCAGGAGAGGGCCTGGAACGCCGTCTGCCCCTTAGTCATCCGCCTCAAGAAGTTCTACGGCTTCTCTATCAGGCTAG agaAGGCCCTGCAGAGCCTGCTGGAGTGTCTGACGtgcccccccgcctcccccacgcagcacctggagagagagcaggcccTGGCCAAGCAGTTTGCAGAGATCCTCCACTTCACGCTGCGCTTTGACGAAGTCAAG ATGCGAATCCCTGCCATCCAGAATGACTTCAGCTACTACAGACGAACCATCAGCAGGAACAGGATCAACAACATGAAC TTGGATATTGAGAGCGAGGTGAATAATGAGATGGCCAACAGAATGTCTCTGTTCTACGCTGAGGCCACGCCCATGCTGAAAACCCTGAGCACCGCAACCACAAACTTTGTTTCCGAG aATAAGACCCTCCCACTGGAGAACACCACAGACTGTCTCAGTACCATGGCCAGCGTCTGCAAGGTCATGCTGGAGACACC tgacTACACCAGCAGGTTCAACAGCGAGGACACTCTGCTGTTCTGTATGAGAGTGATGGTGGGTGTTATCATCCTCTACGACCACGTTCATCCCAACGGAGCCTTCAACAAGTCCTCCAAGATTGAt ATGAAAGGATGCATAAAGGTCCTGAAAGATCAGCCGGCGGACAATGTGGAAGGTCTCCTCAATGCCCTCAA GTTCACCACAAAACACCTGAACGATGAGTCCACTCCGAAAAACATCCGAACGATGCTTCAGTAA